In one Solanum dulcamara chromosome 1, daSolDulc1.2, whole genome shotgun sequence genomic region, the following are encoded:
- the LOC129886203 gene encoding endoglucanase 12 isoform X2 has protein sequence MHSNHWGGSLQIATTTGGDSTTEDDNRSRNFDLDRASVNQLQIYDNYDRSSRILDETQQSWLLGPPEKKKKKYVDLGCIVCSRKALKYTFIGIIVAFLVIALPTIVAKVWPKHKSQPSPPDDYTFALHKALMFFNAQKSGKLPKSNGIPWRGDSGLQDGSKLTDVKGGLVGGYYDAGDNIKFHYPMSFAMTMLSWSVIEYEHKYRALGEYEHITDLIKWGTDYLLRTFNSSATKIDKIYSQVGGALNNSRKPDDHYCWQRPEDMNYERPVQTATSGPDLAAEMAAALAAASIVFRDNARYSRKLVKGAETVFDFARDRGKRTSYCRGNPYIEPFYNSTNYFDEYMWGSAWLYYATGNKTYISLATNPELFKNTKARFMTPDLSVLSWDNKLPAAMLLLTRMRIFLNPGYPYEEMLSSYHNITGLTMCSYLQRFEVFNFTKGGLIQLNHGRGQPLQYVANAAFLASLFVDYLNATGVPGWNCGPFFISLEDLRSFATFQMNYILGENPLKMSYIVGYGDKFPRHVHHRGASIPTGKTKYSCTGGWRWRDTKNPNIHNITGAMVGGPDKFDKFKDLRSNISYTEPTLAGNAGLVAALVSLTSGGGYGIDKNAIFSAVPPLYPMSPPPPPPWKP, from the exons ATGCACTCGAATCACTGGGGAGGTTCGTTACAAATCGCGACGACAACCGGCGGCGATTCGACGACGGAGGATGATAATCGGAGCCGGAATTTCGATTTGGATAGAGCATCGGTTAATCAATTACAAATTTACGACAACTACGATCGGAGTAGTCGGATTTTGGATGAAACGCAGCAGAGTTGGTTGTTAGGTCCGccggagaagaagaagaagaaatacgTCGATTTAGGATGTATTGTTTGTAGCAGAAAAGCATTGAAGTACACATTTATCGGAATTATTGTCGCATTTCTCGTGATCGCACTTCCGACGATCGTCGCGAAAGTTTGGCCGAAGCATAAATCTCAACCTTCTCCGCCTGATGATTACACTTTTGCCCTTCATAAGGCTCTCATGTTCTTCAACGCCCAGAAAT CTGGGAAACTGCCAAAGAGCAATGGGATCCCATGGAGAGGAGACTCAGGTTTACAAGATGGATCAAAACTTACAGATGTTAAAGGGGGATTGGTTGGAGGATACTATGATGCTGGAGACAACATAAAATTCCACTATCCAATGTCATTTGCAATGACTATGTTGAGTTGGAGTGTGATTGAATATGAACACAAGTACAGAGCCCTTGGTGAATATGAGCACATCACAGACCTCATCAAATGGGGCACAGATTACCTGCTTCGTACTTTCAACTCCTCTGCAActaaaattgacaaaatttaCTCCCAG GTTGGTGGTGCtttaaataattcaagaaaaccaGATGATCACTACTGTTGGCAAAGGCCAGAAGACATGAACTATGAACGCCCTGTTCAAACAGCTACTTCAGGGCCTGATCTCGCTGCTGAAATGGCAGCAGCATTGGCTGCTGCTTCCATAGTATTCCGGGATAATGCACGATATTCAAGAAAGCTCGTTAAAGGAGCAGAGACCGTATTTGACTTTGCCAGGGACCGTGGCAAACGGACTTCATATTGCCGTGGAAATCCATACATTGAACCTTTCTATAACTCCACAAACTACTTCGACGAGTACATGTGGGGATCAGCTTGGCTATATTATGCTACTGGTAATAAAACTTATATATCGTTGGCTACTAATCCTGAATTGTTTAAGAATACCAAGGCCCGGTTCATGACCCCGGATTTGAGCGTGTTGAGTTGGGATAACAAGCTCCCTGCAGCTATGCTGCTGTTAACTAGGATGAGGATATTCTTGAATCCAGGTTACCCGTATGAGGAAATGTTGAGTAGCTATCACAATATAACTGGCCTTACCATGTGTTCCTACCTACAGAGGTTCGAGGTCTTCAACTTCACCAAAG GTGGACTGATCCAATTGAATCATGGGCGTGGTCAGCCGTTGCAGTATGTGGCAAATGCAGCCTTTTTAGCATCACTATTTGTTGATTACTTGAATGCCACTGGTGTTCCTGGATGGAACTGTGGCCCTTTCTTTATCTCCTTGGAAGATCTTCGCAGTTTTGCCACTTTCCAG ATGAATTATATTTTAGGTGAAAATCCCTTGAAGATGAGCTACATAGTGGGGTATGGAGACAAATTCCCAAGGCATGTTCATCATAGAGGTGCATCAATACCTACTGGTAAAACAAAGTACTCATGCACTGGAGGATGGAGATGGAGAGACACCAAAAATCCCAATATTCATAACATAACAGGAGCCATGGTAGGAGGACCTGATAAATTTGACAAGTTCAAAGATTTACGCTCGAATATCAGCTATACAGAGCCAACACTTGCAGGAAATGCAGGACTTGTTGCTGCACTGGTTTCTTTAACTAGTGGTGGTGGCTATGGTATTGACAAAAATGCAATTTTCTCAGCTGTACCACCTTTATATCCAATGAGTCCACCCCCTCCTCCACCATGGAAACCATAA
- the LOC129886203 gene encoding endoglucanase 12 isoform X1: MNPRISRKGLLIIILRVQLFFDFQETMHSNHWGGSLQIATTTGGDSTTEDDNRSRNFDLDRASVNQLQIYDNYDRSSRILDETQQSWLLGPPEKKKKKYVDLGCIVCSRKALKYTFIGIIVAFLVIALPTIVAKVWPKHKSQPSPPDDYTFALHKALMFFNAQKSGKLPKSNGIPWRGDSGLQDGSKLTDVKGGLVGGYYDAGDNIKFHYPMSFAMTMLSWSVIEYEHKYRALGEYEHITDLIKWGTDYLLRTFNSSATKIDKIYSQVGGALNNSRKPDDHYCWQRPEDMNYERPVQTATSGPDLAAEMAAALAAASIVFRDNARYSRKLVKGAETVFDFARDRGKRTSYCRGNPYIEPFYNSTNYFDEYMWGSAWLYYATGNKTYISLATNPELFKNTKARFMTPDLSVLSWDNKLPAAMLLLTRMRIFLNPGYPYEEMLSSYHNITGLTMCSYLQRFEVFNFTKGGLIQLNHGRGQPLQYVANAAFLASLFVDYLNATGVPGWNCGPFFISLEDLRSFATFQMNYILGENPLKMSYIVGYGDKFPRHVHHRGASIPTGKTKYSCTGGWRWRDTKNPNIHNITGAMVGGPDKFDKFKDLRSNISYTEPTLAGNAGLVAALVSLTSGGGYGIDKNAIFSAVPPLYPMSPPPPPPWKP, translated from the exons GAAACAATGCACTCGAATCACTGGGGAGGTTCGTTACAAATCGCGACGACAACCGGCGGCGATTCGACGACGGAGGATGATAATCGGAGCCGGAATTTCGATTTGGATAGAGCATCGGTTAATCAATTACAAATTTACGACAACTACGATCGGAGTAGTCGGATTTTGGATGAAACGCAGCAGAGTTGGTTGTTAGGTCCGccggagaagaagaagaagaaatacgTCGATTTAGGATGTATTGTTTGTAGCAGAAAAGCATTGAAGTACACATTTATCGGAATTATTGTCGCATTTCTCGTGATCGCACTTCCGACGATCGTCGCGAAAGTTTGGCCGAAGCATAAATCTCAACCTTCTCCGCCTGATGATTACACTTTTGCCCTTCATAAGGCTCTCATGTTCTTCAACGCCCAGAAAT CTGGGAAACTGCCAAAGAGCAATGGGATCCCATGGAGAGGAGACTCAGGTTTACAAGATGGATCAAAACTTACAGATGTTAAAGGGGGATTGGTTGGAGGATACTATGATGCTGGAGACAACATAAAATTCCACTATCCAATGTCATTTGCAATGACTATGTTGAGTTGGAGTGTGATTGAATATGAACACAAGTACAGAGCCCTTGGTGAATATGAGCACATCACAGACCTCATCAAATGGGGCACAGATTACCTGCTTCGTACTTTCAACTCCTCTGCAActaaaattgacaaaatttaCTCCCAG GTTGGTGGTGCtttaaataattcaagaaaaccaGATGATCACTACTGTTGGCAAAGGCCAGAAGACATGAACTATGAACGCCCTGTTCAAACAGCTACTTCAGGGCCTGATCTCGCTGCTGAAATGGCAGCAGCATTGGCTGCTGCTTCCATAGTATTCCGGGATAATGCACGATATTCAAGAAAGCTCGTTAAAGGAGCAGAGACCGTATTTGACTTTGCCAGGGACCGTGGCAAACGGACTTCATATTGCCGTGGAAATCCATACATTGAACCTTTCTATAACTCCACAAACTACTTCGACGAGTACATGTGGGGATCAGCTTGGCTATATTATGCTACTGGTAATAAAACTTATATATCGTTGGCTACTAATCCTGAATTGTTTAAGAATACCAAGGCCCGGTTCATGACCCCGGATTTGAGCGTGTTGAGTTGGGATAACAAGCTCCCTGCAGCTATGCTGCTGTTAACTAGGATGAGGATATTCTTGAATCCAGGTTACCCGTATGAGGAAATGTTGAGTAGCTATCACAATATAACTGGCCTTACCATGTGTTCCTACCTACAGAGGTTCGAGGTCTTCAACTTCACCAAAG GTGGACTGATCCAATTGAATCATGGGCGTGGTCAGCCGTTGCAGTATGTGGCAAATGCAGCCTTTTTAGCATCACTATTTGTTGATTACTTGAATGCCACTGGTGTTCCTGGATGGAACTGTGGCCCTTTCTTTATCTCCTTGGAAGATCTTCGCAGTTTTGCCACTTTCCAG ATGAATTATATTTTAGGTGAAAATCCCTTGAAGATGAGCTACATAGTGGGGTATGGAGACAAATTCCCAAGGCATGTTCATCATAGAGGTGCATCAATACCTACTGGTAAAACAAAGTACTCATGCACTGGAGGATGGAGATGGAGAGACACCAAAAATCCCAATATTCATAACATAACAGGAGCCATGGTAGGAGGACCTGATAAATTTGACAAGTTCAAAGATTTACGCTCGAATATCAGCTATACAGAGCCAACACTTGCAGGAAATGCAGGACTTGTTGCTGCACTGGTTTCTTTAACTAGTGGTGGTGGCTATGGTATTGACAAAAATGCAATTTTCTCAGCTGTACCACCTTTATATCCAATGAGTCCACCCCCTCCTCCACCATGGAAACCATAA